In a genomic window of Nocardia fluminea:
- a CDS encoding NADH:flavin oxidoreductase has translation MIVTQSEASRTAEILSRPITLNGLRVPNRIVMAPMTRMFSPGGVPGDDVRSYYARRAAAGVGLIVTEGTYVGHRSAGQSDRVPRFHGEEQLAGWAKVAEDVHAAGGTIVPQLWHIGMVRNQGEEPYVDAPAVGPSGIRVDGTEGTGKAMTQRDLDDVIGAFAEAAAAAERIGFDGVELHGAHGYLLDQFLWERTNRRDDAYGGDAAARTRFAAEIVAAVRAVVSPEFPVIFRYSQWKQEAYDARLAETPQELEAILAPLAAAGVDAFHASTRRYWLPEFDDSDLNLAGWTKKLTGRPTITVGSVGLDGDFLRAFSGQGAELGSLDNLLDRMERDEFDMVAVGRALLQDPEWAAKVLAGRVDEVKPYDGAALKTLR, from the coding sequence TGTCGCGGCCCATCACACTGAACGGCCTGCGGGTCCCGAACCGCATCGTGATGGCGCCGATGACGCGGATGTTCTCGCCCGGCGGCGTTCCCGGTGACGATGTCCGGTCCTACTACGCTCGTCGCGCCGCCGCGGGCGTCGGCCTGATCGTCACCGAGGGAACCTACGTCGGCCACCGATCGGCCGGGCAGAGCGATCGGGTGCCGCGGTTCCACGGTGAGGAGCAGCTCGCGGGGTGGGCCAAGGTGGCCGAGGACGTGCACGCGGCGGGCGGCACGATCGTGCCGCAGCTGTGGCACATCGGCATGGTGCGCAATCAGGGCGAGGAGCCCTACGTCGACGCGCCCGCCGTCGGCCCCTCCGGCATTCGCGTCGACGGCACCGAGGGCACCGGCAAGGCGATGACCCAGCGTGACCTCGACGACGTGATCGGCGCCTTCGCCGAGGCAGCCGCGGCTGCCGAACGCATCGGTTTCGACGGCGTCGAATTGCACGGTGCGCACGGTTACCTGCTCGACCAGTTCCTCTGGGAGCGCACGAACCGCCGCGACGACGCCTACGGCGGTGACGCGGCGGCCCGCACCAGGTTCGCCGCCGAGATCGTGGCCGCCGTCCGAGCGGTCGTCTCGCCGGAGTTCCCGGTGATCTTCCGCTACTCGCAGTGGAAGCAGGAGGCCTACGACGCACGCCTGGCCGAGACCCCGCAGGAGCTCGAGGCGATCTTGGCCCCGCTGGCCGCGGCCGGTGTGGATGCCTTCCACGCCTCCACCCGCCGCTACTGGCTGCCCGAGTTCGACGACTCGGATCTGAACCTGGCGGGGTGGACCAAGAAGCTCACCGGCAGGCCCACGATCACGGTCGGTTCGGTCGGCCTCGACGGGGATTTCCTGCGCGCGTTCTCGGGACAGGGCGCCGAGCTCGGCAGTCTCGACAACCTCCTCGATCGCATGGAGCGCGACGAATTCGACATGGTCGCCGTCGGCCGAGCCCTGCTCCAGGACCCGGAGTGGGCCGCCAAGGTCCTGGCGGGGCGCGTCGACGAGGTGAAGCCCTACGACGGTGCGGCGCTGAAGACGCTGCGCTGA
- the ilvD gene encoding dihydroxy-acid dehydratase, protein MAHDTDQPVDLKPRSRDVTDGLEKTAARGMLRAVGMGDEDWVKPQIGVASSWNEITPCNLSLDRLAKAVKRGVHAGGGYPLEFGTISVSDGISMGHEGMHFSLVSREIIADSVETVMMAERLDGSVLLAGCDKSLPGMLMAAARLDLASVFLYAGSTLPGNIDGKDVTIIDAFEAVGACIKGLITREEVDRIERAICPGEGACGGMYTANTMASAAEALGMSLPGSAAPPAPDRRRDDFAEKSGEAVVGLLRKGITARDIMTMEAFENAITVVMALGGSTNAVLHLLAIAREAGVGLTLADFNRVGDKVPHLGDLKPFGRYVMNDVDRVGGIPVVMKALLDAGLMHGDVMTVTGATMAENLAHIELGLDGDVIRRLDRPIHRTGGLTILHGSLAPEGAVVKSAGFDSDVFRGTARVFDGERAAMNALEDGTIVAGDVVVIRNEGPKGGPGMREMLAITGAIKGAGLGKDVLLLTDGRFSGGTTGLCVGHVAPEAVDGGPIAFVRDGDPIVLDVANRLLDVEIDENELAARKVGWEPLPPRYTSGVLSKYRKLVSSAAHGAVTG, encoded by the coding sequence ATGGCACACGACACCGATCAGCCCGTCGACCTCAAGCCACGCTCCCGCGACGTCACCGACGGACTCGAGAAAACCGCCGCTCGCGGCATGCTCCGCGCTGTCGGCATGGGTGACGAGGACTGGGTCAAACCGCAGATCGGAGTGGCCTCCAGCTGGAACGAGATCACGCCGTGCAACCTCTCGCTGGATCGGCTGGCCAAAGCGGTCAAGCGCGGCGTGCACGCCGGGGGCGGCTACCCGCTCGAGTTCGGCACGATCTCGGTGTCGGACGGCATCTCGATGGGCCACGAGGGGATGCACTTCTCGCTGGTCAGCCGCGAGATCATCGCCGATTCCGTCGAAACCGTGATGATGGCCGAGCGCCTGGACGGTTCGGTCCTGCTCGCCGGTTGCGACAAGAGCCTGCCCGGCATGCTGATGGCCGCCGCGCGACTGGATCTGGCGAGCGTGTTCCTCTACGCGGGTTCGACCCTGCCCGGCAACATCGACGGCAAGGACGTCACCATCATCGACGCCTTCGAAGCTGTCGGTGCCTGCATCAAAGGTCTGATCACCCGTGAGGAGGTCGACCGCATCGAGCGGGCGATCTGTCCGGGCGAGGGCGCGTGTGGCGGCATGTACACGGCCAACACCATGGCCTCGGCCGCCGAGGCACTCGGGATGAGCCTGCCCGGGTCGGCCGCACCGCCTGCCCCCGACCGTCGCCGTGACGACTTCGCCGAGAAGTCCGGCGAGGCCGTCGTCGGCTTGCTGCGCAAGGGGATCACCGCCCGCGACATCATGACGATGGAGGCGTTCGAGAACGCCATCACCGTCGTCATGGCGCTCGGTGGATCGACCAACGCCGTGCTGCACCTGCTGGCCATCGCCCGCGAGGCGGGTGTCGGTCTCACCCTGGCCGACTTCAACCGGGTCGGCGACAAGGTGCCCCACCTCGGCGACCTCAAGCCGTTCGGCCGCTATGTCATGAACGACGTCGACCGGGTCGGCGGCATCCCCGTCGTGATGAAGGCCCTGCTGGACGCCGGGCTCATGCACGGCGACGTCATGACCGTCACGGGCGCGACCATGGCCGAAAACCTCGCCCATATCGAACTCGGCCTCGACGGCGACGTCATCCGGCGGCTGGACCGGCCGATCCACCGGACGGGCGGACTCACCATCCTGCACGGCTCGCTCGCCCCCGAGGGGGCCGTCGTCAAGAGCGCCGGCTTCGACTCCGATGTCTTCCGCGGCACCGCCCGGGTGTTCGACGGGGAACGGGCCGCGATGAACGCGCTCGAGGACGGCACCATCGTGGCCGGTGACGTCGTCGTCATCCGCAACGAAGGCCCCAAGGGCGGACCCGGCATGCGCGAAATGCTCGCCATCACCGGCGCGATCAAGGGCGCCGGCCTCGGCAAGGACGTGCTGCTGCTCACCGACGGGCGGTTCTCCGGCGGCACCACCGGATTGTGCGTGGGCCATGTCGCCCCCGAGGCGGTGGACGGCGGCCCGATCGCCTTCGTCCGCGACGGGGACCCGATCGTCCTCGATGTCGCCAACCGGCTCCTCGACGTCGAGATCGACGAGAACGAACTCGCCGCGCGCAAGGTCGGCTGGGAACCGCTGCCGCCCAGGTACACCTCGGGTGTGCTGTCGAAGTACCGCAAGCTCGTCAGCTCCGCCGCGCACGGCGCCGTCACCGGCTGA
- a CDS encoding acyl-CoA thioesterase domain-containing protein: MSHAFFRAQSDSTGHPEVLHPEPEAGSGWIGGQLRGMAVGAVLARAVERELVVRARTDLRPVRWTLDLFRPVFMRPCTTRVQVVRDGRRLSLFDAVLIQDGRPVARASALYLRPGPTPDGICWSPETTADPPPADREPSSEQNRVYFSDDHGWGPDARAHHNAARTGIWHRPIAVVVGERPTPFQFVAGLADVTNVVTNLGSNGLEYINADATLTLTRLPEGDEAGLVGLDRLAQDGIALGTAAIYDRKGVFGTATVSSLANARGPADLGAIGAHSSQVPAR; this comes from the coding sequence GTGAGCCACGCATTCTTTCGCGCACAATCCGATTCCACCGGTCATCCGGAAGTACTCCACCCCGAACCCGAAGCGGGCAGCGGGTGGATCGGCGGGCAGTTGCGCGGGATGGCGGTGGGCGCGGTGCTGGCGCGGGCGGTGGAGCGCGAACTCGTCGTTCGCGCACGGACCGACCTGCGGCCGGTGCGGTGGACACTTGACCTGTTTCGGCCGGTGTTCATGCGGCCCTGCACCACTCGCGTTCAGGTGGTACGCGACGGACGCCGATTGTCGTTGTTCGACGCGGTCCTGATCCAGGACGGCCGGCCTGTGGCGCGCGCGAGCGCACTGTATCTGCGCCCGGGACCGACACCCGACGGGATCTGCTGGTCTCCGGAGACGACCGCGGATCCGCCGCCCGCCGACCGGGAACCGTCGTCCGAGCAGAATCGCGTGTACTTCAGCGACGATCACGGGTGGGGTCCGGATGCCCGAGCCCATCACAACGCCGCCCGCACGGGGATCTGGCATCGTCCGATCGCGGTCGTGGTCGGTGAGCGACCGACTCCGTTCCAGTTCGTCGCCGGACTCGCCGATGTGACGAATGTGGTCACCAATCTCGGCAGCAACGGCCTGGAATACATCAACGCCGACGCCACGCTCACCTTGACCAGGCTGCCGGAAGGCGACGAAGCCGGGCTGGTCGGCCTGGACCGGCTGGCCCAGGACGGCATCGCGCTGGGCACCGCGGCGATCTATGACCGCAAAGGCGTATTCGGTACCGCGACAGTCAGTTCCCTCGCCAATGCCCGGGGCCCCGCGGACCTCGGCGCCATCGGGGCACACTCGTCCCAGGTGCCCGCGCGGTAG
- a CDS encoding N-acetyltransferase: protein MPLTISVLADRPDLYDAFTEMSDSWPEFMRHDPLGNLYYSMLDRFADYILVCQDEAGEVVGRAYSVPFRLGDAELPDDGWDGAIRRGLHTSMTGAKPDTVSAIEIVIEPSRQGGGLSAEILAALRDNAARHGFAELVAPVRPNGKVDVEQPMSVYAGLTRPDGLPVDPWLRVHVRAGGTIDKIAPRSMVIPGTLEEWRAWTGLPFDTSGPVLVPKALAPVSCSVEHGVAVYVEPNVWIRHPTRAS from the coding sequence ATGCCGCTGACGATCTCGGTTCTCGCGGACCGCCCCGACTTGTACGACGCCTTCACCGAAATGTCCGACTCCTGGCCGGAATTCATGCGCCACGACCCCCTCGGCAACCTGTACTACTCGATGCTGGATCGGTTCGCCGACTACATCCTGGTATGCCAGGACGAGGCGGGCGAGGTAGTGGGCCGGGCCTATTCGGTGCCGTTCCGGCTCGGTGACGCCGAGCTGCCCGACGACGGCTGGGACGGCGCGATCCGCCGTGGGCTCCATACTTCGATGACCGGAGCGAAGCCGGACACGGTGTCCGCGATCGAGATCGTCATCGAGCCGAGTCGACAAGGCGGCGGGCTGAGCGCGGAAATCCTCGCCGCCCTGCGCGACAACGCCGCTCGGCACGGCTTCGCCGAACTCGTCGCCCCGGTCCGGCCCAACGGCAAGGTCGACGTCGAACAGCCGATGAGCGTCTACGCCGGACTCACGAGGCCGGACGGGCTGCCGGTCGATCCGTGGCTGCGCGTGCACGTCCGCGCCGGCGGCACGATCGACAAGATCGCGCCGCGATCGATGGTGATCCCGGGGACGCTCGAGGAATGGCGGGCGTGGACCGGCCTGCCCTTCGACACCAGCGGCCCGGTGCTCGTCCCGAAAGCGCTTGCCCCGGTGTCCTGTTCGGTCGAACACGGTGTCGCGGTCTATGTGGAGCCCAATGTCTGGATCCGGCACCCGACCCGCGCTTCGTAG
- the rph gene encoding rifamycin-inactivating phosphotransferase — translation MAYVLGLDEVDRTQVAIVGGKGANLGELTRIDGVEVPDGFCVTTDAFARTVAGEPLLDDRLDELSRLDPGDRAAISVLSAHLRGMVEELVVPDAVAAAILAAHARLGVEGSYAVRSSATAEDLPGASFAGQQDTFLNVVGAAAILAQVRRCWGSLFTERAVTYRLRNGFDQRKIRMGVVVQRMVFARAAGILMTADPVTSDRTVVSIDAGFGLGEALVSGLVDADVYRVRDDHITDKSIATKKVRVEPTPTGGTQVCEIPGDHRNEQVLSDAQVLRLARLGRRIEAHFGSPQDIEWCSDGDDFRVVQSRPITTLFPIPVAGDGENHVYVSVGHQQMMTDAMKPLGISVWQLTSNAPMRDAGGRLFVDVTAMVATPAKGAALAAGLGKSDPLMGDALRTVLDRGDFVRQLPEEDSGAPVAPFGTSPTPIETDPAIVAELMAQSEASLATMKHDIGDLSGPALLDFIRTDIEQELRRVLFAPRGLQVIMAAMEATEWLNDRLREWLGDKNAADVLTQSIPGNVTSEMGLALLDVADVIRPHPQVVAYLQRVDGDDFLDGLAEHPGGAEARAAIEDFLDEYGMRCTGEIDITRPRWTESPATLVPTILGNIKNFEPGEGRRRFEDGLREAEQAEHQILRRLRALPEGEQKAAETARMIERVRTFSGYREYPKYGMVGRYFVYKQALLREADRLVRAGVLREPGDIFFLRFDELSEVVRTHQADQELLDERKDAFRAYRSLTAPRVLTSDGEMLAGAYRREDVPAGALPGLAVSAGTIEGRARVLADIARADLESGDILVTAYTDPSWTPLFVGIAGLVTEVGGLMTHGAVIAREYGLPAVVGVEHATELIRDGQRIRVNGTDGYIEILPES, via the coding sequence ATGGCTTATGTACTCGGGTTGGACGAGGTCGATCGGACCCAGGTCGCGATCGTCGGCGGTAAGGGGGCGAACCTCGGTGAGCTGACGCGGATCGACGGTGTCGAGGTGCCGGACGGGTTCTGTGTGACGACCGATGCCTTCGCGCGGACGGTGGCGGGGGAGCCGTTGCTCGATGATCGGCTCGACGAGTTGTCCCGCCTGGACCCAGGAGATCGTGCCGCGATCTCCGTGCTGAGTGCGCACCTGCGAGGCATGGTCGAGGAACTGGTCGTGCCCGACGCGGTCGCGGCGGCGATCCTCGCCGCGCACGCCCGGCTCGGAGTCGAAGGCTCGTACGCCGTGCGATCCAGCGCGACCGCCGAGGATCTACCGGGCGCCTCGTTCGCGGGCCAGCAGGACACCTTTCTCAATGTCGTGGGAGCGGCGGCGATCCTCGCGCAGGTGCGCCGGTGCTGGGGTTCGCTGTTCACCGAGCGGGCGGTCACCTATCGGCTGCGCAACGGCTTCGACCAGAGGAAGATCCGGATGGGCGTGGTCGTGCAGCGGATGGTGTTCGCGCGCGCCGCGGGCATCCTGATGACAGCCGATCCCGTCACCTCCGACCGGACGGTGGTCTCCATCGACGCCGGTTTCGGTCTCGGCGAGGCGCTCGTGTCCGGTCTGGTCGATGCCGATGTCTACCGGGTTCGCGACGACCACATCACCGACAAGTCGATCGCCACCAAGAAGGTGCGCGTGGAGCCGACGCCGACCGGCGGCACGCAGGTGTGTGAGATCCCGGGCGACCACCGGAACGAGCAAGTGCTCTCCGATGCGCAGGTGCTGCGGCTCGCGCGGCTCGGCCGCCGCATCGAAGCGCATTTCGGCAGCCCCCAGGACATCGAATGGTGTTCGGACGGTGACGATTTCCGCGTGGTGCAGAGCAGGCCGATCACCACCCTGTTCCCGATCCCGGTCGCCGGCGACGGCGAGAACCACGTCTACGTGTCGGTCGGCCATCAGCAGATGATGACCGACGCGATGAAGCCGCTGGGGATCTCGGTGTGGCAGCTGACGAGCAACGCACCCATGCGCGACGCGGGCGGCCGGTTGTTCGTCGACGTCACCGCGATGGTGGCCACGCCCGCGAAAGGGGCCGCCTTGGCTGCCGGACTGGGTAAATCCGACCCGTTGATGGGCGACGCGCTACGCACGGTGCTCGATCGCGGCGACTTCGTTCGTCAACTGCCGGAGGAGGATTCCGGCGCACCGGTAGCCCCGTTCGGTACCAGCCCCACCCCGATCGAGACCGATCCGGCCATCGTCGCCGAGCTCATGGCGCAGAGCGAGGCATCGCTGGCGACCATGAAACACGACATCGGGGACCTGTCCGGACCGGCGCTGCTCGACTTCATCCGGACCGACATCGAGCAGGAGCTGCGCCGTGTCCTGTTCGCTCCGCGCGGTTTGCAGGTGATCATGGCCGCGATGGAGGCCACGGAATGGCTCAACGACCGGTTGCGAGAATGGCTGGGGGACAAGAACGCCGCCGACGTGCTCACCCAGTCGATTCCCGGCAACGTGACATCGGAGATGGGCCTGGCGTTGCTCGATGTCGCCGATGTCATCCGCCCGCACCCGCAGGTGGTGGCCTACCTGCAGCGGGTCGACGGCGACGACTTCCTGGACGGCCTGGCCGAGCACCCGGGTGGCGCCGAGGCCCGAGCCGCGATCGAGGATTTCCTCGACGAGTACGGCATGCGGTGCACCGGCGAAATCGACATCACCAGGCCGCGCTGGACCGAGAGCCCCGCCACACTGGTGCCGACCATCCTCGGCAATATCAAGAATTTCGAGCCGGGCGAGGGCAGGCGTCGCTTCGAGGACGGCCTGCGCGAAGCCGAGCAGGCGGAACATCAGATCCTTCGGCGCCTGCGCGCTCTGCCCGAGGGGGAGCAGAAGGCCGCCGAAACCGCGCGGATGATCGAGCGTGTCCGCACCTTCTCCGGCTATCGCGAGTACCCGAAGTACGGCATGGTCGGCCGCTACTTCGTCTACAAGCAGGCGCTGCTGCGGGAAGCCGACCGGCTGGTGCGGGCCGGTGTGCTGCGAGAGCCCGGTGACATCTTCTTCCTGAGATTCGACGAGCTGTCCGAAGTCGTTCGCACGCACCAGGCCGACCAGGAACTCCTCGACGAACGCAAAGACGCGTTCCGTGCCTATCGATCACTCACCGCGCCGCGAGTGCTCACCTCCGACGGCGAGATGCTCGCCGGGGCGTACCGGCGCGAGGACGTGCCCGCCGGAGCACTGCCCGGCTTGGCGGTCTCGGCCGGGACGATCGAAGGCCGCGCCCGGGTCCTCGCCGACATCGCGCGAGCCGACCTCGAATCCGGCGACATCCTGGTCACCGCCTACACCGATCCGAGCTGGACACCGCTGTTCGTCGGGATCGCCGGACTGGTGACCGAAGTGGGCGGCCTGATGACCCACGGTGCGGTGATCGCCCGCGAATACGGCCTCCCCGCCGTCGTCGGCGTGGAACACGCCACCGAGCTGATCCGCGACGGGCAGCGCATTCGAGTGAACGGCACCGACGGCTATATCGAAATCCTGCCGGAGTCATAG
- a CDS encoding LysR family transcriptional regulator → MSLPPGTPDLEVLDLLVSVAELGSLGAAARRHGISQPAVGMRISALERRLRLRLVDRGPTGSALTDAGAAVVELGRPVLAAGLALMDGVADLHRGLSPQLHVIASKTIADHRIPQWLAALRKLRPELAVELDVANSQQVTAAVRDREIVLGFVEGPQAPAGLGSRVLVADELVVVVAPTHPWANRTRPVSPRELADTPLVWREKGSGTRDTVWAALQIHGTPARPAAELGSAAAILATTRSGLAPAVVSRLIVAHELRAGTLYEVDLDDSLVLTRKFRAIWHRSTPPSGPAGDLVDLAARIEAARPTVRRSTGN, encoded by the coding sequence ATGAGCTTGCCGCCGGGAACTCCTGATCTCGAGGTGCTCGATCTCCTGGTGTCGGTGGCGGAGCTGGGCAGCCTCGGTGCCGCGGCGCGCCGGCACGGCATCAGTCAACCCGCGGTCGGCATGCGCATCAGCGCGTTGGAGCGGCGGCTGCGGTTGCGGTTGGTCGATCGCGGACCCACCGGTTCGGCGTTGACCGATGCCGGTGCGGCCGTGGTCGAACTGGGCCGGCCGGTGCTGGCCGCGGGACTCGCCTTGATGGACGGTGTCGCCGACCTGCACCGCGGGCTGTCGCCGCAACTGCACGTCATCGCCTCGAAAACCATTGCCGATCACCGGATTCCGCAGTGGCTGGCGGCCTTGCGGAAGCTGCGACCCGAACTCGCCGTCGAACTCGATGTGGCGAATTCCCAGCAGGTGACCGCGGCGGTTCGTGATCGCGAGATCGTGCTCGGATTCGTCGAGGGGCCGCAGGCGCCGGCGGGTCTGGGGAGCCGGGTCCTCGTGGCCGACGAGCTGGTCGTGGTCGTCGCGCCGACCCATCCGTGGGCCAACCGCACGCGTCCGGTGAGTCCGCGCGAGCTCGCCGACACTCCGCTGGTCTGGCGGGAGAAGGGATCGGGAACCAGGGACACCGTCTGGGCGGCGTTGCAGATCCACGGCACCCCCGCGCGGCCCGCCGCCGAACTCGGTTCCGCCGCGGCTATTCTCGCGACCACGCGCAGCGGTCTCGCGCCCGCGGTGGTCAGCCGCCTGATCGTCGCGCATGAACTGCGGGCCGGCACCCTGTACGAGGTCGATCTGGACGACTCGCTGGTTCTGACCCGAAAGTTCCGCGCCATCTGGCACCGCAGCACCCCACCATCGGGCCCCGCGGGTGACCTGGTCGACCTCGCCGCCCGTATCGAAGCGGCGCGGCCGACGGTGCGACGATCGACGGGGAACTGA
- the fdxA gene encoding ferredoxin, with protein MTFVIGAACVDVLDRACIEECPIDCIFIGDRMAYIQPDECIDCGGCEPACPVEAIYYEDDLPPGQEQFATEAVRFFHEPLPGRVEPLGRPGGAHSVGVLGVDTSCVRDFPV; from the coding sequence ATGACGTTCGTAATCGGTGCCGCCTGTGTGGACGTCCTGGATCGGGCCTGCATCGAGGAATGCCCGATCGACTGCATCTTCATCGGCGATCGGATGGCCTATATCCAGCCCGACGAGTGCATCGACTGCGGCGGGTGCGAACCGGCGTGCCCGGTCGAAGCGATCTACTACGAAGACGATCTGCCGCCGGGTCAAGAACAGTTCGCCACCGAGGCCGTCCGCTTCTTCCATGAACCGCTACCCGGTCGGGTGGAGCCACTCGGTCGGCCCGGTGGCGCGCATTCGGTCGGTGTTCTCGGCGTCGACACGAGCTGTGTGCGGGACTTCCCGGTGTAG
- a CDS encoding D-alanyl-D-alanine carboxypeptidase family protein — translation MRTFAKVLHAVTVGVLIVAAGHGVAAAAPSGSADGLLPWPAAGPDGVNATGAALAEGLTGTVVWSREANTPVPIASIAKVMTAVVVIVSGDLERPVTVPQEAGAYCARENGSTAGLVPGEVLTARQLLYALLLPSGCDAAYTVAESFGPGQGGFLARMNDTARVMGLAGTHFSDPAGMPYPTDHSTYSTPADLVALGVRAMNLPLFREIVGSRNFHVPAGPANREHHWETTNRMLDEYPGTIGLKTGNTDAAGHCLLFETVRAGIPLIGVVLHSSDHSSAAARQDAERMLNWAYDPILRVLQPLGG, via the coding sequence ATGCGGACATTCGCCAAGGTGTTGCACGCCGTCACTGTCGGGGTTCTGATCGTCGCGGCTGGTCACGGCGTCGCGGCTGCCGCACCCTCCGGGAGTGCTGACGGTCTGCTGCCGTGGCCTGCCGCCGGGCCCGACGGCGTGAACGCCACGGGTGCGGCGTTGGCGGAAGGGCTCACCGGGACGGTGGTGTGGTCGCGCGAGGCCAACACCCCGGTCCCCATCGCCAGTATCGCGAAGGTGATGACGGCGGTGGTGGTGATCGTCAGCGGTGATCTCGAACGGCCGGTGACGGTGCCGCAGGAAGCGGGCGCCTACTGCGCCAGGGAAAACGGCAGCACCGCCGGATTGGTCCCCGGCGAGGTGCTCACCGCGCGCCAACTGCTCTACGCGCTGCTGCTGCCCTCGGGCTGCGACGCCGCCTACACCGTCGCCGAGTCGTTCGGTCCCGGCCAAGGCGGTTTCCTGGCCCGGATGAACGACACCGCGCGGGTAATGGGTTTGGCCGGAACACATTTCAGTGACCCGGCCGGTATGCCGTACCCCACCGATCACTCCACCTATTCCACCCCGGCCGACCTCGTGGCGCTGGGTGTGCGCGCGATGAACCTGCCGCTGTTCCGCGAGATCGTCGGTTCGCGGAACTTCCACGTCCCCGCCGGACCCGCCAATCGCGAGCACCACTGGGAAACGACGAACCGGATGCTCGACGAGTATCCCGGCACCATCGGCCTCAAGACCGGCAACACCGACGCCGCGGGACATTGCCTGTTGTTCGAGACTGTCCGCGCGGGTATCCCGCTGATCGGCGTCGTGCTGCACAGCTCCGACCACAGCAGCGCCGCCGCGCGACAGGACGCCGAGCGCATGCTGAACTGGGCCTACGACCCCATCCTGCGCGTTCTGCAACCGCTGGGCGGCTGA
- a CDS encoding glutathione S-transferase family protein: MSDADAGTYVEAGEFRRDTNYITTRITADGRDGYPVEPGRYRLVAARACPWANRTLIVRRLLGLEPVLSLGLCGPTHDKLSWTFDLDPGGVDPVLGIHRLRDAYLARFPDYPRGITVPAMVDIATGQVVTNDYAQITLDFSTEWTAHHRPGAPQLYPEHLREQIDEINRDVFRDINNGVYRCGFAGDQDAYDAAYVRLFTALDRITERLSTQRYLVGDTITEADVRLFTTLARFDPVYHGHFKCNRTKLSEMPVLWAYARDLFQTPGFGDTIDFGQIKEHYYVVHRDINPTGIVPAGPDLSNWLSPHHREDLGGRPFGDGTPPPPPVPAEQVPAID, from the coding sequence GTGAGCGATGCCGATGCGGGCACCTACGTCGAGGCGGGCGAGTTCCGCCGCGATACCAACTACATCACCACGCGGATCACCGCCGACGGCCGTGACGGTTATCCCGTCGAACCGGGCCGGTACCGGCTGGTCGCGGCCAGGGCGTGTCCGTGGGCCAATCGCACGCTGATCGTGCGCAGGCTGCTCGGGCTCGAGCCGGTGCTGTCGCTGGGGCTGTGCGGGCCCACCCACGACAAGCTCAGCTGGACCTTCGATCTGGATCCCGGCGGGGTCGATCCGGTGCTCGGCATCCACCGTCTGCGCGACGCTTACCTGGCCCGGTTCCCCGACTATCCGCGCGGCATCACGGTGCCCGCGATGGTCGATATCGCGACCGGGCAGGTCGTGACCAACGACTACGCGCAGATCACCCTCGACTTCTCGACCGAGTGGACCGCACACCATCGGCCGGGCGCACCGCAGCTGTATCCCGAACATCTGCGCGAGCAGATCGACGAGATCAACCGAGACGTGTTCCGCGACATCAACAACGGCGTGTACCGCTGTGGATTCGCCGGCGATCAGGACGCCTACGACGCCGCCTACGTCCGGCTCTTCACCGCGCTCGACCGGATCACCGAGCGGCTGAGCACCCAGCGCTACCTGGTCGGTGACACCATCACCGAGGCCGACGTACGGCTGTTCACCACGCTCGCCCGTTTCGACCCTGTCTATCACGGCCATTTCAAGTGCAACCGCACCAAACTCAGCGAGATGCCGGTGCTGTGGGCCTACGCCCGCGACCTGTTCCAGACGCCCGGGTTCGGCGACACCATCGACTTCGGGCAGATCAAAGAGCACTACTACGTCGTGCACCGCGATATCAATCCCACCGGCATCGTGCCCGCGGGGCCGGACCTGTCGAACTGGCTGAGTCCGCACCACCGTGAGGACCTGGGCGGACGCCCCTTCGGCGACGGCACGCCACCGCCGCCTCCGGTGCCCGCCGAGCAGGTTCCGGCGATCGACTGA